The Gammaproteobacteria bacterium nucleotide sequence GGTCACACCATCAATCTCGAGGAGCCCGATGCCTTCAATAACACAGTCGACCAGTTTTTGATTCAGGTCAAATCCGGACGCTGGCCCGTGCGTCAGACTGCAACAGATCCTGGTGGCTCGATTCTGGGAATGAACGCCGCGCCAGATTGACGCAAGCGGTGTAGATAGGGGGAGGTGGTTACATTGGCTACCCACCTTCCACCAACACTAACCGCTCTGTCCCGAACCTGACGTGTACAACACAACCAATTCGCGTCCTCGCGCCGCAATCACGCTGATGATAATCTCCATTGCTTTCATCTCGATCGTGGACGCAACGTGCAAATCATTTACCGATGAACTGCATGCCGTCCAACTGGTGTGGGGTTACTTTATTGGGATTCTCGTAACTCTGTCTTTATATTTCATTGTCCGGCGGGAATCTTGGTTGAGTCTTGTCCGGACAAACCGTCCTATCCTCCAATGGATGCGAGGTGCCTATCTGGCAGGCTCGATCATGTGTTTGTTTGTCGGACTGACGTTTCTGCCGCTGACAGAAGCGACTGCGATTGGTTTCATGGCGCCATTGTTTATCACTGGACTATCGATACCACTATTAGGCGAACGGATAAGCGCGCATCGCTGGCTGGCTGTAATTGCGGGGTTGATCGGTGTATGTATTATTGTTCGACCTGGCAGCGGTCTCTGGCAGTGGGCCTCCGCGATGCCGCTGATCGGTGCTGTCTGCTTTGCCCTTTACCAGATCACAACACGGATGCTGACCGCGACCGAAAAGACGCATTCAATTTTGTTTTACACGGCACTTACCGGTGCCGTCTGGAGTTCAATCGCCGTTATATTCTTCTGGCGAACACCGCAACTGACTCACTGGGGTGTTTTCTTCGGCACAGGTGTTTTGGGTGCCGCCGCCCATCTGTGCCTGGTGAATGCCTTCCGCCTGGCCGAAGCTTCACTGATTGCACCATTCAACTACACCAAGCTTCTCTGGGTGAGCATCCTGGGTTATTTGCTGTTTGACGACACGCCCACGGTAAATACCTTGTTGGGCAGTATTGTGATCATTGTGGCCGGGCTATATGTGCTGTACCGTGAATCCCACGCACCCACGAGCCTTGCGAAATAAACTGTGCCTTTGATCGACCGGCTGCACTGGCATCGACTACCAGCAGGTCAGCGATCTGTTAACCTATAAGGCTAACAGCGGCAGTACGGTCTACCATCCTGCCTGGACCTGCAGGACCGGCACAGATAGTGTGGTTGTAGTCGACCGCAAGTCAGACTAAAAGGAGCCCCTGCGATCTGTACTGTCGACACTTCCGTGATACCGACCCTGGTTTCGGCCAACCCCAATACTGCGACTGATGCTGGTCAAAAAAGCCGCGCAACTCATACTGCGCCCGTAACAGACCCAACACTATCGGAGATGCTGTCATGATTGAACTTAAGAACGCTGCCCTGGATAAACTTAGAGCCGGTGAGCTATCTATCGGTGTCGGTCTGCGTCAGGCCAGAACGGTCGACGTGGCCAAGATCATGTATACCGCAGGCTTTGACTGGCTCTTCATCGATATGGAACACAACTCCATGGACATGGACATAGCCGTGCAAATCAGCGTCGCGGCACAGGAAACTGGGATTACACCGATTGTCCGGGTTCCAGGTTATGAACACTACCATGCCACACGTGCTCTTGACGGGGGTGCCCAGGGCATCGTTGTTCCTCACGTTGACGATGCCGAAACAGCTGCCCAGATAGCCTCGAACTGTCGCTATCCACCGATCGGGCATCGCTCCATTACCGGGGCACTGCCACAACTCAGCTTCCAAAGCTATCCCTTAAAGGAGGCAACAGAAGCCATAAACCGAGAAACATTGATTGTGGTGATGCTGGAAACACCGACTGCAATTGACAATACCGAGGAAATCGCCGCAGTACCGGGCATCGACGCCCTGCTAATCGGCACCAACGACCTGACCCTGGAAATGGGCATACCTGGCGAACTCGGCCACAAAAAGATCGTAGCCGCGTACGAGCGTGTTGTTGCTGCCTGTGCAAAACACAACAAGTATCCCGGCATGGGCGGTGTCTACAATCCTGATCTGATGCAGACTTATATC carries:
- a CDS encoding aldolase/citrate lyase family protein, translating into MIELKNAALDKLRAGELSIGVGLRQARTVDVAKIMYTAGFDWLFIDMEHNSMDMDIAVQISVAAQETGITPIVRVPGYEHYHATRALDGGAQGIVVPHVDDAETAAQIASNCRYPPIGHRSITGALPQLSFQSYPLKEATEAINRETLIVVMLETPTAIDNTEEIAAVPGIDALLIGTNDLTLEMGIPGELGHKKIVAAYERVVAACAKHNKYPGMGGVYNPDLMQTYISLGARLILAGNDISFLSDAARRQSDTVHSMLP
- a CDS encoding DMT family transporter; this encodes MIISIAFISIVDATCKSFTDELHAVQLVWGYFIGILVTLSLYFIVRRESWLSLVRTNRPILQWMRGAYLAGSIMCLFVGLTFLPLTEATAIGFMAPLFITGLSIPLLGERISAHRWLAVIAGLIGVCIIVRPGSGLWQWASAMPLIGAVCFALYQITTRMLTATEKTHSILFYTALTGAVWSSIAVIFFWRTPQLTHWGVFFGTGVLGAAAHLCLVNAFRLAEASLIAPFNYTKLLWVSILGYLLFDDTPTVNTLLGSIVIIVAGLYVLYRESHAPTSLAK